Genomic window (Trichomycterus rosablanca isolate fTriRos1 chromosome 16, fTriRos1.hap1, whole genome shotgun sequence):
AGTTTTGTACAGTTACTTAGGATGCAGCACTTCACTTCCAGGTGTCATTGGGTTTCCAGAGCTTAGCAGTTTCAAAAACCCTAAGATGACCATGTGCATTGGCATATCTTCCAAAGTGGTAAAAAGCACACCAATATTTGCCtctgcagacatcccaagtctcccggaagttccgggagtctaccgcatatacatagcggctccctgatgcccgcaataaaatctcccggaatctagaatgagcggccaagagcgacacaaatgtgcatgcaggcgacacagacttttttccccgatcgcgtattaaatccgttatctgatatacagtctagcgcactgtgtaaggaacataaatcaattgtctaatatactgtctagtgcactatgtagggaacataaatccattatctgatatacaatttagtgcactatgtagggaacataattaattatgtaatacaatatctagtgcactatgtaaggaacacaaatcatcatctagttatactttctagtgcactatgtagtgaacataaatgaGATATCTAATGCACTATCTAGttcactaagtaaggaacataaattattttctaatatacaatctagtgcactatgtaggaacataaatctattatctttcacactatctagtgcactatgtagtacacattaacagttagcttagtagctcagttagcagcttctaaaagttctgttatcactcatatcctttggtgtaagcgagaggttttttttgggcttggggggttGAGGTCCGGGGtgcgggggtacctccctgaaatgagtttttgcaacttgggatgtctgcctcTGGAGCAGTagatgaatcatgtttttctATCTCCATCTGACATTGTGAAACAAATCTGGGTTCATCAATGGTAGGAGAACACTACCTATGTTTAGGACTTTTTGATTGACTTCAGGTGAAGAACAAACAGCAAACAATTACATTAATGCCAAACCTCACCAATGTATTAAATATCCACACATCAAATTCacacagtcatgttccaaatttCAGTGGAAATCCTTTCCAGGCTGTTATAGCAGGAAAGCTCATGGTTTTGAACCTAgtgaaactccagtggcctgcacaaagccctgaccccaaCCCTATTGGCACAAATTTACAAAttggcacactccaaaatcttgtggaaaactGTTCCAGAAGTAAGACAGGGGTTATAGTTGTAGCAAGATGTATAGTATAGGAATGAATTATCCTACAAGCATGTGAGGTTGTCTACCAGGTTTTTTGGACTAATAGTGCATGTCAAAAGTTCAGAAAGGATCAGAAGTTGTTGGCAGCGAGGCCGCGTTGGTGTAAGTGTTAATCTTTGCAGATACAGTGTGTCTCAGTGTGTGGacagtgtgtaaatgtgtgtgtttatgtgtctgTTAGGAGTGCACAGATGGCTATGAGTGGGATGCGCAGACCCAGCACTGTAAAGGTGGGTGGCAGGTCATGAGAGATGTGATGCAGTGATTCAGTGATTTGTTCTCTAATTAGCGTGGCATGATGAGATGTCCCTCACACAGACTCCTCGTCCCTGCTACGTCCAGATGCCGCAACTGTCCCTCTGTTAATCTCTCTGTCCTCAGATATAAACGAATGTGAGACGATCACTGAGGCGTGTCAGGGAGAGATGAAATGCTTTAATCATTACGGGGGTTACATGTGTCTGCCTCGCTCCGCTTTTGTCATCACCGCCCCTGAACCTGTCAGCCAATCAGAGTTGAGTCTGCCTTCTGTGGAAACCAGTGATACGTTCAATCCCTGTCCTGTGGGCTACGAGGCCCAGGGCGAGAGCTGTGTAGGTAAGAGGGTATTAAATTTTGCTCTTCAAATATCATTTAAATGTGCACAATGTTTACTAAGTGTTTCTGTATACGTATTCCAGATGTTCTACATCTAGTTGTAAATCTCTAtatagtatgtggacatctggccatgagcttgtttgacatcctattttaaaaccataagTGTTATTATGGAGTTTGCCCTAACACTCCATGTGGACATGAAAATTTTTACCCATTTAGTCAAGCAAGGCAGTTGAAGCCTAATGAGTAAGGTACTAGaccagtaatcgaaaggtcgctggttcaagccccactgccaggttgccactgttgggcccttgagcaaggcccttaaccctcaattgcttagactgtatactgtcacagtactgtaagttgctttgctCTGGTACTGAATACCAAAGcactccttcagatgtcttgtagaGTCCTTGTCTCAGCAGGGCAGAGCTAGTTTGGTACCTCTGTGTATTCAGCAGTTAGAAGGCTATGGCTCAAAGTTATATTGCATATTGCATagcagaaaacccacaataaaaacTACAGAGATGTTGTCCAATCTTAAAACTGCCATAAACGTATTTTCATgaattatgtgtttgtgtgtgtacagatgtaGATGAATGTGAACTGGGCCTGCATAACTGTCAGCCCAGTCAGGAGTGCATTAACACAGTGGGTaccttcacctgccagtgtccAGATGGCTACAGCAAGATTGGCGTGGAGTGTGTTGGTAAGTCCAACCTGCTTTCATAACTCTTGTCCTCTTGTCCTGTTTATGCATCATTTAAACCATTTCATGCATCGTTTATTGACCATGAGTTATTTTGGGCATCTTGTGCCAGAACAATGGGTGTTAATATAGATTAACTCTCCCTTGCAGCTATAGCAGCATCTACTCCTCTGGAAAGGCAAGATTCACAAAATTGTATTAGTACCTGTGCACATTTTTTCAAAACACCAGTCATACAATTGGGTATTGACAAAAAGTAGAGAAAGCCTGGCTCTCAGTTGACATTCTAATTCATTCCAGTGATGTTCAATTGGTTGAAGTCAGGGTTTTGTGCAAGTTCCTCCACAACAAACTTGTCAAAgaatgtctttatggactttggtttgagtgcagtggaacagtcaTGCTCAAACAGGAAAGGGCTGTTTCCAAACACTTGGAAGCATTTTTAGTACAGAACTGATATTATGCATCGATTATACATGGGGGGTTAAAATAGTTGAACCCAATAATTACAAGGGGTGTCAACatgcttttgaccatatagcatgtgcatttgtttacatttgccTGTCCTTCTAGACATTGATGAGTGCAGGTATCGTTACTGCCAGCATCGCTGCATCAACGTGCCTGGATCGTTCCGCTGCACATGTGATCCGGGCTTCCAGGTGGCGGGAAACAACCGATCATGTGTTGGTGAGTCAGTAATTTCTTACCATAAACCACACACCCTGTCCCAGTGTTAGCcaacaaaaacaacagattCTGGGCAAAAATGGCTAACTCTCTCACTACACGTTTGTGAGTGGCCACAGAAGGTCTCTAGGCGAGAACTGCAGGTCTGTTTTGTGTCCCTCTGTCCAGatgtaaatgagtgtgaaaTGGGAGCTCCATGTCAGCAGAGGTGCTATAACACTTACGGGACGTTTCTGTGTCACTGCGAGCAGGGCTACGACCTCAGTCCAGATGGTTTCACATGCAACGGTGGGTGTTGACATTTTTGCTTAAAGGTTGCCAGTGTAGTTTTTTACCACTAGATTGAGCTATGTTGACTCAGTATTTTTTACACCTAGCTGTGCTTGGGTgggttaaataataattaaacaaatgcaTTGTTCTTTTTTGATCCTCTGTTGTTATTGTCTTCTTTTATCAACAGACATTGATGAATGCAGCTACTCCAGCTTCCTCTGCCAGTTCAGATGTGTGAACGAACCAGGCAAATTCTCCTGTATGTGTCCAGAAGGCTACCAGCTCCAGGCATCACGCCTCTGCCAGGGTAGAATTTAATTTCATCAGCTTACACCTACTGTTCCAACTGTCAGTGGAAGCTCTGACTCATGAGAATGATCATATTCAGTCCTCCTGTTTTCCTCCCAAAATCCACCCATTCACAACGTTTATTCTTTTGTGTTAATGTTTCTGTGTGTAGATGTGAACGAGTGTGAGTCAGGCAGCCATCAGTGTGTGGAGGGACAGACCTGTGTGAATATCCATGGAGGGCACAAGTGTGTGGACTCAAACCGCTGCCAAAGTCCCTACATCCAAGTTGCAGAAAAGTGGGTGATGCATGCTCTGTATGGTACCAGTACCAGTACAATTtttgatgtattattattattttgcattcTCTCTCAatgttcctcccaatctagtcatgtatcaattacccgattgcatttcaCTTCCTTTCTACTATTGCTAACCTCCATTCCTGACCATGGAGAGCCATGGGGGAGCCCCCTCTGATACATGTGCAGTCGCCGACTGCATATTTTTACCTGCAGGATGTGAGTTtatatggggctcagtctcatgcatggagagtcacacactgatctccattatacccagtctctgtgcaggtgccatcagccagcagaggtcgtaattgcatcagttataaagGTTCCCCTCTGGCATCCAACCAAACGGACGATCCAATTGTTGTCCGTATAGGCGCCCATCCTGTCTGTAGTAGAAttagagatgtcagctctggtgtgctagcgtgtttttaccatgcaccacctgagcccccgtgtgatgtattattatttacagcCTTTAAACTGATTTATGATTAAAATGCTTAGCTGTAAGTCAGGTCTTTACAAACTTTGACAAATATCACTGCACACTTGTTCCAAAACAGTATCATAACTATGAGGCATGGTGGAGAGTATGTCACTGTTTAAACTGCTTTGCTGTTTTAGGGCCTGATGAGCTTGCAATAATTGAGAAAAAATAATTACTAGTAGATTTTTTTCAGCATTAAGTCTTTAATATTTCACCAACAATGCTAAACATACAGTATTACATGAAACATGTTTATTAGATAAAAAAAGTTTAGCTCTTAATGCTTTCTAAActttctcttgttttttttgttttttatccaGTCGCTGTGTGTGCCCTGTGGGAAAGCCAGAATGTCGAAATCTGCCGTTCTCCATTGTGCATCGCTACATGAGCATCACCTCCGAGCGTACTGTGCCCTCTGATATCTTTCAGATTCAGGCTACTAGTGTCTATCCTGGTGCTTATAACACCTTTCACATCCAGTCCGGGGACGATGGGCGAGATTTCTACATCCGGGTAAGTGGAGGGGTTAATGAAATGTGCATTTACACTCTCTTCAGAATAAAATTTAATCACTATGTAttctatataaaatgtaaaattacgTTGTCAAATAATAGACAGACAAGCAGTCATGAACAGACAAACTTAATCTTAGCTTTATCTTAATATGTGGGCACAAATAGGCCACCAGTTATTGCTCATTATAATCAGTAACAAGAaataaaatctattaaactGATCCTTGCACTAATTGTTACCATCAGTACAATGGCATACcgcattattaaaataataatcaaaatttTATATGCTTTTTACAGAGCTGGCTTAGATATAATTTAGCAGCTCGTACTCTTAGACCTTAACATAGGAAAAATCCAGCAACCTTTTTTTCATCTACACTTTGACCTTATAaacctaatataataatatgggCACACCACTGATTTGTGTGAAAAgaaatgtattacatttaaatgatttctttatttttcttgttttcttagCAAATAAACAACGTCAATGCCATGCTGGTGCTGGCCAAGGCGGTGAGTGGACCGAAAGATTATGTCCTGGACCTAGAGATGGTATCAGTCAACCCACTTATGAGCTACCAGAGCAGCTCCACCCTGCGCCTCTCTATCTACGTAGGACCTTATGCTTTCTAGAGAAGGATAACTGCTTGGTAAGGTGGTGGTTTAATGAAAAAGAACTAGTTCTAAAAATTAGCACAGCTCGCTACACCAGCAAACCTGTGAAATTATTTTCCTTCTCAGTGTGACCTGTGTGCAAATGTGGGCATATTTTGGATGGTGCTGAATCATACATCTATTTCTCTCACTTTACCACCACAGATTCACACATGCAGCTCATAGACAGTAAAGCTCAGGTGCTAAATAACACAAATTCATACAAAGGTATTAGCAAATTATTCATTTTTCTATAAAGATactattttattaaacatttaaattgcTTCTCAGGTACCATCAATGATAAACACCTTGGTAGAAGAATATAAAGGGGTTTTTACTAATAGCATACTTAACGCTTGTACATAAATACAAACCTCAAGCCAGGAAAGATTTCACATATTGTTGTGTTCCAGTATCTGCCACAAAGCGACGACTGAGTGTGTTTATCTCCAGTCTGTCAAGGCAGAGCAGTTTGATAAAGATTTCACAGAGCCAGAGCTAGTTTAgcattacaaatatattttacattccTGGGTTCCCTTTGACAAAAAACTCTCAagagaaaaaagtaaaacagcTTTAGA
Coding sequences:
- the LOC134330489 gene encoding EGF-containing fibulin-like extracellular matrix protein 2; translation: MKAVSGLLYVTLILLPTSNSQSPAENDSYTECTDGYEWDAQTQHCKDINECETITEACQGEMKCFNHYGGYMCLPRSAFVITAPEPVSQSELSLPSVETSDTFNPCPVGYEAQGESCVDVDECELGLHNCQPSQECINTVGTFTCQCPDGYSKIGVECVDIDECRYRYCQHRCINVPGSFRCTCDPGFQVAGNNRSCVDVNECEMGAPCQQRCYNTYGTFLCHCEQGYDLSPDGFTCNDIDECSYSSFLCQFRCVNEPGKFSCMCPEGYQLQASRLCQDVNECESGSHQCVEGQTCVNIHGGHKCVDSNRCQSPYIQVAENRCVCPVGKPECRNLPFSIVHRYMSITSERTVPSDIFQIQATSVYPGAYNTFHIQSGDDGRDFYIRQINNVNAMLVLAKAVSGPKDYVLDLEMVSVNPLMSYQSSSTLRLSIYVGPYAF